The Syntrophales bacterium region ATCGCCACCCGCTGCCTCAGCAGGCATGGGATAGCGAAAGACGTAATCGTTTTCTGAATATCCTGTCCCACTCATTTACAATATTCCTCTTTTCACCTGCTTACCTGCTTGCAAAAAGCCTCCAACTGTGGCATAATTTAAAATTCGAAAGAAGATTATTTTCATTCTGGTTCCTGAGTAACTATACAATATTATCACCGGAGAAAAAGGGAAAGCAATGATTTTTACGGGTTGCCCTGCAAACCGGTAGGGGAGGGGGAAAAGAGCAATGCCGATCTATGAATTTAAATGCAAGAAGTGTAACAATGTATTTGAGGTCTTATTCAGATCCAGCCGGGAAAAATTGGAGGTATCCTGTCCTGTTTGCCAGTCAAAAAAAACGGATAAATTGATGTCAGTCTTCGGGGGAAAGGGGGGAAAAATTAGCAATACATCGTCATCATCGTGTTCTTCCTGTGCCTCTGCCTCCTGCAGCTCTACCTGAGGACATTGACCTTACGCGGCAGGTTGTCGCCTGAATTGTAGAGCAACGGACAAAATTGCTCAAGAGGTGAAGTTTGCCGTTGCCAAAAGAAGGGTAATTGTTTATATAGGGACAGCTCAAGTGCTTTGTGAAAGGAGTTTAAAGGGTGAATATTTTAATTTTCGGACCTAACGGAAGTGGCAAAGGTACGCAGGGAGCGATTGTGCAAAAAAGGTATGGGGCGCCCCATATAGAAACAGGCGTGATCTTCAGAAATAATATCTCCGGAGGAACCGAGCTGGGAAAGAAGGCAAAGACCTATATTGACCGGGGAGAACTGGTTCCCGACAGTATTACCGTTCCCATGCTCTTGGCCCGCCTTAAAGAAGATGACTGCAAAAACGGATGGCTTTTAGACGGCTTTCCAAGGAATCTGGCTCAGGCAGAGGCGCTTTGGAAGGCTCTCGAAGAAGAGAAGATGAAGCTCGACTATGTGATTGAGATTGTCCTTGACAGGGATACCGCCAAGAAAAGGATTATGGGAAGAAGACTGTGTGCCACTGACAATAACCATCCCAACAATATCTATATTGATGCCATCAAGCCGGCCGAGAAGGATGGAAAGATGGTATGCCGGGTTTGTGGTTGTGAAGAGCTTTTGGCCCGCGCTGATGACCAGGATGAGGTTGCCATTGATAAGAGGCATAATATCTATTACGACACAAAAACAGGAACGATGGCGGCGATAAATTACTTCAAGGAAAAGGTAAAGGTAATCGAGGTGGATGGTCTGCCGGGTGTCAGAGAAGTCTCTGAGGATCTCCTCCGGAAATTGGCGTAAATATTTAAGCAGGGGGTAACTATTCAGGCACAAAGGGGCAAAGGCACATAGGCACAAAGTTCAAAGGAATACAAGCAGAATGCAGGACACAACCTGTCCAAATACCGCTTTGTAAATATCTTATAGGAACTTAAGCAACTCATTCTTTTCATCTGAAAATGTCCCTTTGACAGGCGAGACGCCTGTCCTACTGGTTTATAAGATCACCATCCATGGTAGGAGGCTGTCC contains the following coding sequences:
- a CDS encoding adenylate kinase, producing MNILIFGPNGSGKGTQGAIVQKRYGAPHIETGVIFRNNISGGTELGKKAKTYIDRGELVPDSITVPMLLARLKEDDCKNGWLLDGFPRNLAQAEALWKALEEEKMKLDYVIEIVLDRDTAKKRIMGRRLCATDNNHPNNIYIDAIKPAEKDGKMVCRVCGCEELLARADDQDEVAIDKRHNIYYDTKTGTMAAINYFKEKVKVIEVDGLPGVREVSEDLLRKLA